From one Candidatus Methanoplasma termitum genomic stretch:
- a CDS encoding bifunctional ADP-dependent NAD(P)H-hydrate dehydratase/NAD(P)H-hydrate epimerase → MITALDSAVIDANCEAMGVSVSHLMANAGAAVASVLLTRFPGKRIAFICGAGNNGGDGISAADVMNEQKNVTVYLVKPREAIKSNNIRSILSNLTCEIRDLSDFEPDLHDILVDCVLGTGASGEVKPPSGKAIEIINKFKGTVVSVDVPSGLGTKLSVRPDITIALHDIKEGMTKENSGEIIIKDIGIPMEAQEGIGPGDMLRYPIPSKNSHKGSNGKLLIIGGGPYYGAPAMSALAAMRVGVDIVRLAVPENCTPLIASFSPVLMISGLSGNILKLEHLDRLLELTKLHNAVLIGPGLGTSAETAETVRQFTKKCTLPMVIDADGLTAIGKDFKSSGKTVLTPHSREFEGLGGNALSAIEPTKHLAKATNSVILFKGRTDWVSDGKKLRYNTTGSPGMTTAGTGDVLAGIVGGLLSKGMNCFDAAAVGAFISGKAGEYAFDEKSYGMIATDVIDNIPKVLKTYLRG, encoded by the coding sequence ATGATCACAGCTTTAGATTCAGCCGTCATTGATGCCAATTGCGAGGCCATGGGGGTCAGCGTGTCTCATCTGATGGCCAATGCCGGCGCGGCGGTGGCCTCTGTGCTATTGACAAGATTCCCCGGTAAACGGATAGCGTTCATATGCGGGGCGGGAAACAACGGCGGCGACGGGATCTCCGCCGCGGATGTCATGAACGAACAAAAGAATGTGACCGTCTATCTTGTGAAGCCGAGAGAAGCAATAAAATCTAATAATATCCGATCCATTCTATCAAACCTTACATGTGAGATCAGGGATCTTTCGGATTTCGAGCCGGACCTCCACGACATATTGGTGGATTGCGTATTGGGTACAGGAGCCTCCGGAGAAGTAAAGCCGCCATCCGGCAAAGCCATAGAGATCATTAACAAGTTCAAAGGGACCGTTGTTTCCGTTGATGTTCCGTCCGGTCTCGGAACAAAGTTGTCCGTCAGACCGGACATTACGATTGCATTGCACGACATCAAAGAAGGTATGACAAAGGAGAACTCCGGAGAGATAATCATAAAGGATATCGGCATCCCCATGGAAGCGCAGGAGGGCATCGGCCCTGGAGACATGCTGAGATATCCCATACCTTCGAAGAACAGCCACAAAGGATCTAACGGTAAGCTTCTGATCATCGGCGGAGGCCCGTATTATGGCGCCCCTGCAATGTCTGCGCTTGCCGCAATGAGAGTGGGTGTGGATATAGTGAGACTGGCTGTTCCCGAGAACTGCACTCCGCTGATCGCTTCTTTCTCTCCGGTGCTTATGATCAGCGGGCTTTCCGGAAACATATTGAAACTGGAACATTTGGATCGGCTGTTGGAATTGACAAAACTGCATAATGCGGTACTCATCGGGCCCGGCCTTGGGACATCAGCAGAGACGGCCGAAACGGTGAGACAGTTCACAAAAAAATGCACTTTACCAATGGTAATAGATGCGGACGGGCTCACCGCTATCGGAAAGGATTTCAAGTCCAGCGGGAAGACGGTGCTCACGCCGCACAGCAGAGAGTTCGAGGGGCTCGGCGGGAATGCGCTCAGCGCCATCGAACCGACAAAACATCTTGCAAAGGCTACCAACTCCGTCATCTTATTCAAAGGCAGGACCGACTGGGTCTCGGACGGAAAAAAGCTCAGATACAATACGACCGGCAGTCCGGGAATGACCACGGCAGGCACCGGCGACGTCTTAGCTGGAATAGTCGGGGGACTCCTGTCCAAAGGCATGAATTGTTTCGATGCCGCCGCGGTCGGTGCGTTCATCTCGGGAAAAGCGGGAGAATACGCATTTGATGAGAAGTCCTACGGAATGATAGCAACGGATGTCATCGACAACATACCGAAAGTGCTCAAAACATACCTAAGGGGATGA
- a CDS encoding ABC transporter ATP-binding protein produces the protein MKHPNLKELRVLYKEHRLKVVLFIFFTILSGIVLLAIPFTSAQVITAMMDQHDYNYMIRQAALLFILVVISIAAARTAQYFYLKITNQIFFEIRKKIAIKAMSMNLASIYDKGSGFFTERLNEDSREASGVTLNGWRVIINLTINISFVGYIAMVDIYLGLLFTGGIIVLMYLEYRRVSKMLENKKISKRAIEKVKATEIELLNGMKEIKGLNAMKKAIDKHDAVSSYYTEVKYSREMYQQKMQSLIDGTKGAIELMIFLFAGLYLLPHGLIEEAMVLVIFNLRGNIYGFISNLAMIKDTYANGELAAKRVNDVIKMPLGEVDKFGDRHLSREIETIEFRNVRFHYHEDDPVLKNVSFNIDGPQVIGFVGKSGSGKSTIFSLLARFYEPTGGNILLNGTDISELAEEDVRGNITPVLQDPYIFNDTIMNNLLFAAPEATEEEVFEACRKAQIHDEITDMPGGYDTIIGENGATISGGQKQRLEIARVLLKDSKVMLFDEATSALDRNNLERINDLVIELSKNKIILVIAHRLAIMRRCDRVVVLNEGEIIATGTHSELIATCQYYRELFNQNTGTRGQNL, from the coding sequence ATGAAACACCCAAACCTGAAAGAACTTAGGGTGTTGTACAAAGAGCACCGTTTAAAGGTGGTGCTTTTCATCTTTTTCACGATATTGTCCGGAATAGTCCTGCTGGCGATCCCGTTCACCTCGGCACAGGTGATCACAGCGATGATGGATCAGCATGATTATAACTACATGATACGACAGGCGGCCCTTCTTTTCATACTGGTCGTAATATCGATCGCTGCCGCCCGCACCGCACAATACTTTTACCTCAAAATAACAAACCAAATTTTCTTCGAGATACGAAAAAAAATAGCCATAAAAGCGATGTCAATGAATCTTGCATCCATTTACGATAAGGGATCGGGGTTCTTCACTGAACGCCTGAACGAAGACAGCAGGGAAGCCAGCGGAGTCACGCTGAACGGTTGGAGGGTAATCATCAATCTGACGATCAATATCTCTTTCGTGGGATACATCGCAATGGTGGATATCTACCTCGGGCTGCTTTTTACAGGCGGCATCATAGTGCTGATGTATTTGGAATACAGAAGGGTCTCGAAGATGCTGGAGAACAAGAAGATTTCCAAACGTGCTATCGAAAAGGTGAAAGCGACAGAGATCGAGCTGCTGAATGGAATGAAGGAGATCAAAGGCCTCAATGCAATGAAAAAGGCCATTGATAAACACGATGCGGTAAGTTCATACTACACCGAGGTTAAGTACAGCAGAGAAATGTACCAGCAGAAGATGCAGAGTCTGATCGACGGTACCAAGGGAGCGATCGAACTTATGATATTCCTGTTCGCCGGTCTTTACCTTCTGCCACACGGCCTGATCGAAGAGGCGATGGTGCTTGTCATTTTTAACCTGAGGGGGAACATCTATGGGTTCATTTCCAACCTGGCAATGATAAAGGACACATACGCCAACGGAGAGCTGGCAGCGAAACGCGTTAACGACGTGATAAAAATGCCGTTGGGCGAAGTTGACAAATTCGGCGACCGGCACCTTTCGAGAGAGATCGAAACTATAGAGTTCAGGAACGTCCGCTTCCACTACCACGAGGACGATCCTGTCCTGAAGAATGTCAGTTTTAATATAGACGGCCCGCAGGTGATCGGGTTCGTGGGAAAGAGCGGTTCTGGGAAATCGACAATATTCAGCCTATTAGCCAGATTCTACGAACCTACCGGCGGTAACATCCTTCTGAACGGCACAGATATATCAGAATTGGCAGAAGAAGATGTCCGCGGGAACATCACCCCCGTCCTTCAGGACCCGTATATCTTCAATGATACGATAATGAATAATCTGCTCTTTGCCGCCCCTGAAGCGACCGAAGAAGAGGTCTTTGAAGCATGCCGCAAAGCGCAGATCCATGATGAAATTACAGATATGCCGGGCGGGTACGATACTATCATAGGAGAGAACGGCGCAACAATATCCGGCGGCCAGAAGCAGCGCCTGGAGATCGCGCGCGTCCTGCTCAAGGATTCTAAAGTCATGTTGTTCGATGAAGCGACAAGCGCCTTGGACAGGAACAATCTGGAAAGGATCAACGACCTTGTGATAGAGTTGAGCAAAAACAAGATCATACTTGTCATCGCACACCGTTTGGCCATAATGAGACGCTGCGACAGAGTGGTGGTATTGAACGAAGGCGAGATAATCGCCACCGGGACGCACAGCGAACTCATTGCCACTTGCCAGTATTATCGGGAATTGTTCAATCAAAATACCGGCACCCGGGGGCAGAATCTGTGA
- a CDS encoding metallophosphoesterase family protein, with translation MKFLVVSDIHGNTAVTDWANSIADEEDVDFIIVLGDITDFGPEKVAEKILAPLERDVYSIPGNCDPPSVHDTISGWTVDMHGKTTNIDGFYIAGLGGSNPSPFNTPFELDEDSIYKILKPISKEGMILMVHAPPYGINDMIPAGFNVGSRSILKIVDEFRPILVLSGHIHEDYGAKYVNGTTFVNPGPAKDGMYAIVEIDGGAVKAELFTVSG, from the coding sequence ATGAAGTTCCTTGTCGTTTCGGATATCCACGGCAACACGGCCGTGACTGATTGGGCCAATTCCATAGCAGATGAGGAAGACGTCGATTTTATCATCGTTCTGGGAGATATAACCGACTTCGGCCCGGAGAAGGTCGCCGAGAAGATCCTCGCCCCTCTCGAGAGAGACGTCTATTCGATCCCCGGCAACTGCGACCCGCCCTCCGTACACGACACGATCTCCGGATGGACGGTCGACATGCACGGCAAGACGACGAACATCGACGGATTCTATATCGCGGGTCTCGGAGGCTCTAATCCGAGCCCGTTCAACACCCCGTTCGAATTGGACGAGGATTCCATCTACAAAATATTGAAACCCATATCAAAAGAAGGGATGATCCTCATGGTGCATGCCCCCCCGTACGGGATCAACGACATGATACCTGCGGGGTTCAACGTCGGCAGCAGATCGATATTGAAGATAGTGGATGAATTCAGGCCGATCCTGGTTCTCAGCGGCCACATCCATGAGGACTACGGCGCCAAGTATGTCAACGGAACAACGTTCGTCAACCCGGGGCCTGCAAAGGACGGGATGTATGCAATAGTCGAGATCGACGGCGGTGCAGTGAAGGCTGAGCTGTTCACAGTATCCGGATGA
- a CDS encoding prephenate dehydrogenase/arogenate dehydrogenase family protein, with amino-acid sequence MKDLEQLRKEIEKIDSELIRLMIKRNEIAKEVGLLKNKKGIGLRNIDVEKKVMERYRRMSENTLLPPDVAEAICKLLIDSSVELQSGLLNKKCEKKISIVGGSGGMGQWMKRYFERMGAEVNIIGRSSGSPTDAEDSDVVIISVPPSAISATLKKMVPFCKEDALIFDISSIKSPFADDIKEMAKHRKVCSVHHMFGPSAKTMLDRNVVICDCGCKEAVSEVADLFDSEGSNLIFTSIERHDELMAYVLAFAHASNIVFFTTLRESGISFDELNKIASTTFKRCLNASVPVSEENAPLYHEIQRLNDNIDDMWDVFEKAFKEVKKASLSKDPDRFIEIMESGKEYFSDHQ; translated from the coding sequence ATGAAGGATCTGGAGCAACTGAGGAAAGAGATAGAGAAGATAGACTCGGAACTTATCAGACTGATGATCAAGCGCAATGAGATTGCGAAAGAGGTCGGTCTTTTGAAGAATAAGAAGGGGATCGGTCTCCGGAATATTGACGTAGAGAAGAAAGTAATGGAGAGATACCGCAGGATGTCTGAGAACACTCTGCTGCCTCCTGATGTCGCGGAAGCGATATGCAAACTGCTCATTGACAGCTCGGTGGAGCTCCAATCCGGTCTTTTGAATAAAAAATGTGAAAAGAAGATCTCGATCGTCGGCGGCTCGGGAGGAATGGGACAATGGATGAAAAGATACTTTGAAAGAATGGGCGCGGAAGTGAACATCATCGGCCGTTCTTCGGGGAGTCCTACGGACGCTGAGGATTCAGATGTCGTGATAATCTCCGTACCCCCGTCGGCAATAAGTGCCACATTGAAAAAGATGGTGCCGTTCTGTAAAGAAGATGCTTTGATATTTGACATATCTTCCATAAAATCCCCCTTTGCAGATGACATAAAAGAAATGGCCAAACACAGAAAGGTTTGTTCCGTCCATCATATGTTCGGCCCTTCCGCCAAGACCATGCTTGACCGTAATGTTGTCATTTGCGACTGCGGGTGCAAGGAAGCGGTTTCGGAGGTTGCAGACCTTTTCGACAGCGAGGGATCCAACCTCATATTCACCAGTATCGAAAGGCATGATGAACTGATGGCATACGTTCTGGCCTTCGCTCACGCATCCAATATAGTATTTTTCACCACGCTCAGGGAGAGCGGAATATCGTTCGATGAGTTGAATAAGATCGCTTCGACCACGTTCAAAAGATGTCTGAACGCAAGCGTCCCTGTATCTGAGGAGAACGCTCCGCTGTACCATGAGATACAGCGCCTTAACGATAATATCGATGACATGTGGGATGTTTTTGAGAAGGCTTTCAAAGAAGTGAAAAAAGCATCACTTTCAAAAGACCCGGACAGATTCATTGAGATCATGGAAAGCGGAAAAGAATACTTCAGCGATCATCAGTGA
- a CDS encoding DUF1638 domain-containing protein — protein sequence MLNGTMGIIGCPILEDEIIYSLSSDEDEKKIYIVDTPPSNTLKKKLHLKGIDFSTVDEWEFNNGFLNINRENGFNIVVYMNKLGLHKDPKFLRETLEGQLIQHQSKFDVIALYYGMCGNAGWDISNWASDNLDIPVFVFRDDNDEVCDDCIGVAVGGHFKYCNFVKKHTGMFFVTPAIAGNWGEYSEELNFTKGFEIMDIHTVKEVFEIFGYTKAVRIDTGIGIKGEELDKGCERFSEITGLEFITAAPGSADLFPTERIYKDAKGSLLH from the coding sequence ATGCTCAACGGAACCATGGGTATAATCGGCTGTCCTATTCTAGAGGACGAGATCATATATTCTTTGAGCAGTGATGAGGACGAGAAGAAGATATACATTGTTGATACTCCGCCATCCAACACTCTGAAAAAGAAACTGCATCTCAAAGGCATTGATTTCTCCACTGTTGATGAGTGGGAATTCAACAACGGTTTTTTGAATATCAACAGAGAAAACGGTTTCAACATTGTTGTTTACATGAACAAACTCGGGCTTCACAAGGACCCTAAATTCTTACGCGAAACGTTAGAAGGCCAACTTATACAGCACCAAAGCAAGTTCGATGTCATCGCCCTTTACTATGGAATGTGTGGGAACGCCGGGTGGGATATATCCAACTGGGCTTCCGACAACCTTGACATACCTGTTTTTGTGTTCCGTGATGATAATGACGAGGTATGCGATGATTGTATCGGAGTCGCCGTAGGCGGCCACTTCAAATACTGCAACTTCGTCAAAAAGCATACTGGAATGTTCTTCGTCACACCTGCGATCGCCGGGAACTGGGGCGAATACTCCGAGGAATTGAACTTCACCAAAGGTTTCGAGATAATGGACATCCACACCGTAAAAGAGGTCTTTGAGATATTCGGCTACACAAAAGCTGTGAGGATCGATACCGGCATCGGGATCAAGGGTGAAGAGTTAGACAAAGGATGTGAACGATTCTCGGAGATCACCGGCCTCGAATTCATCACAGCCGCGCCGGGATCGGCCGATCTGTTCCCGACCGAAAGGATATACAAAGATGCGAAGGGTTCACTGTTGCATTAG
- a CDS encoding signal recognition particle subunit SRP19/SEC65 family protein, translated as MAYDADTAITIWPEYFDINRTRAEGRRLPKKLCVQYPDIDIIAKGALIMDLEYEIFENKAYPANWAAKRGCVKVEKGKISKTVLLPKIAEILIKNQKK; from the coding sequence ATGGCATATGACGCGGACACTGCTATCACGATATGGCCCGAATATTTTGATATCAACAGGACCAGGGCCGAGGGCAGAAGGCTTCCAAAGAAACTTTGTGTCCAATACCCAGACATCGATATCATTGCGAAGGGCGCACTGATAATGGATCTTGAATATGAGATATTCGAGAACAAAGCGTACCCCGCTAACTGGGCTGCCAAGCGCGGATGTGTGAAAGTCGAAAAGGGAAAGATCTCTAAGACGGTTCTTTTACCGAAGATCGCAGAGATCCTTATTAAGAACCAGAAAAAATGA
- the hcp gene encoding hydroxylamine reductase encodes MKCIQCEERIKGTGCIKKGVCGKTAETAELQDLLIYSLKGLAIATKQAKDKGKNVDKQMEHIADGLFSTLTNVNFNEEYFIAMIDKSKKLINDLGGLFKNPKYDIDCADYDYVEKKEKAKTVGIETLSSNEDLSTLKQLLLYGLKGLGAYYHHARVLGYTDKSVEDFMVKGLIALTKDLSADELLPLVLGCGEAGVTCMALLDKANTETYGTPEITNVSLKVRNKPGILITGHDLKDLEMLLEQTKGTGIDVYTHGEMLPANAYPKFKKYDNLVGNYGNAWQKQKEEFASFNGPILVTTNCLVPPADTYSKRLFTTGLAGFSGIEHIPEKNGKKDFSKIVALAKTCQPPKPIDDMTIPIGFAHGTVLSVADKVLAAISSGALKRLVVMAGCDGRSPDRKYYTQFAEALPKDTIILTAGCAKYKYNKLALGDIGGIPRVLDAGQCNDCYSLVVVALKLAEVTGLSVNELPLSFNIAWYEQKACLVLLSLLHLGVKDIMLGPSLPGFISPNILKVLVDTFGLKANSTVKADMKILKIEG; translated from the coding sequence ATGAAATGCATACAATGTGAAGAAAGAATAAAGGGCACCGGATGCATAAAGAAAGGTGTCTGCGGCAAGACCGCAGAGACCGCCGAACTCCAGGACCTCTTGATCTATTCTCTTAAAGGTCTTGCAATCGCAACAAAACAGGCAAAGGATAAAGGTAAGAATGTCGACAAACAGATGGAGCACATCGCGGACGGCCTGTTCTCAACACTTACCAACGTTAACTTCAACGAGGAGTACTTCATTGCAATGATAGACAAGTCCAAGAAACTAATAAACGATCTCGGAGGACTTTTCAAGAACCCCAAATATGACATCGACTGCGCCGACTATGACTATGTCGAGAAAAAAGAGAAGGCAAAGACGGTCGGTATCGAGACCCTTTCATCCAACGAAGACCTGAGCACTCTGAAGCAGCTGCTCCTCTACGGGCTTAAGGGACTCGGCGCATACTATCACCATGCCCGGGTCCTCGGCTACACTGACAAGAGCGTAGAGGATTTCATGGTCAAGGGACTCATCGCCCTGACCAAGGATCTTTCGGCGGACGAGCTTCTGCCTCTGGTCCTGGGTTGCGGAGAGGCCGGCGTCACATGCATGGCCCTTCTCGACAAAGCTAACACCGAGACCTACGGAACCCCAGAGATAACCAATGTCAGCCTCAAAGTGCGCAACAAGCCCGGTATACTCATAACCGGCCACGACCTGAAAGACCTCGAGATGCTTCTCGAGCAGACAAAAGGTACCGGCATCGATGTGTACACACACGGCGAGATGCTTCCCGCGAATGCGTACCCCAAATTCAAGAAATATGACAACCTCGTCGGGAACTACGGCAACGCCTGGCAGAAACAGAAAGAGGAATTCGCTTCCTTCAACGGACCTATACTGGTAACGACGAACTGCCTCGTCCCGCCTGCGGACACATATTCAAAGAGGCTGTTCACGACAGGCCTTGCCGGATTCTCCGGCATAGAGCACATCCCGGAGAAGAACGGCAAAAAGGACTTCTCGAAGATCGTCGCGCTCGCAAAGACCTGCCAGCCGCCTAAACCCATCGACGACATGACCATCCCCATCGGATTCGCACACGGAACGGTTCTGAGCGTAGCGGACAAAGTCCTCGCGGCGATATCGTCCGGTGCATTGAAAAGACTGGTCGTCATGGCAGGCTGCGACGGCAGAAGCCCGGACAGAAAATACTACACCCAGTTCGCAGAGGCCCTCCCCAAGGACACCATCATACTCACCGCGGGATGCGCCAAGTACAAGTACAACAAACTTGCGCTCGGGGACATCGGCGGAATACCCAGAGTATTGGACGCGGGTCAGTGCAACGACTGCTATTCGTTAGTGGTAGTCGCTCTGAAACTCGCAGAGGTCACCGGACTGTCCGTGAACGAGCTCCCGTTGTCCTTCAATATCGCATGGTACGAGCAGAAAGCGTGCCTCGTGCTGCTTTCACTGCTGCACCTCGGCGTCAAGGACATTATGCTCGGACCGAGCCTCCCGGGATTCATCTCCCCGAACATACTGAAGGTGCTCGTAGATACGTTCGGTCTCAAGGCCAACTCAACGGTAAAGGCAGACATGAAGATACTGAAGATCGAAGGGTAA
- a CDS encoding cupin domain-containing protein translates to MNIAEAFELENIVEFTPHKTFKGVYLKHLVTGERTEGRISSHLVKIEPLCVLDTHTHPEQIEIHEVIQGSGECLIAGRKLRYVPGTVTVIPQGTPHKVTAGENGLYLLAKFTPALL, encoded by the coding sequence ATGAACATCGCGGAAGCGTTCGAATTAGAAAACATTGTGGAATTCACTCCACACAAAACGTTCAAAGGAGTTTATTTGAAACACTTGGTGACGGGTGAAAGAACAGAGGGCAGGATCAGCAGCCATCTTGTAAAAATAGAACCCCTCTGTGTTCTGGATACCCACACCCACCCCGAGCAGATCGAGATACATGAGGTCATACAGGGTTCGGGGGAGTGTCTCATCGCCGGAAGGAAGTTGCGGTATGTACCCGGAACCGTGACGGTCATACCACAGGGTACGCCTCATAAAGTTACGGCGGGAGAGAACGGTCTGTATCTGCTTGCGAAGTTCACACCGGCACTGCTTTAA
- a CDS encoding 3-dehydroquinate synthase II — translation MKEIWMRVDAPDDIEKRKKLLLSGLENGIDTFIVRPGDEQFSTLGKIRLVVNKDGVLSGGAKGRVVSITTPKEQEAALALCKKEEVLVVSTGEWSIIPYENLIAASAGKTKIMACVSSSEDAELSQNILEKGTDGIVVDVKTGSAVKDIVKGVKRTPDVSLVPIKVVSVRNIQTGDRICIDTCSNMVPGEGMLIGSQSSCFFLVQSESEENGYVAARPFRVNAGAVHAYIMLPDGKTKYLSELRAGDDVLLVNRGGTTQVASIGRCKAEFRPMLLVTATHDGEEYTTILQNAETVKLVTPKGSVSVNALKKGDEVLAYLIEGGRHFGMAVKEKIKEN, via the coding sequence ATGAAAGAGATCTGGATGAGGGTCGATGCCCCGGACGACATCGAGAAAAGAAAGAAGTTGCTGTTATCGGGATTAGAGAACGGTATAGACACATTCATCGTCCGCCCGGGCGACGAACAATTCTCCACCCTCGGTAAGATCAGGCTCGTTGTGAACAAGGACGGGGTGCTTTCGGGCGGCGCCAAAGGCCGTGTGGTCAGCATAACCACCCCGAAAGAGCAGGAAGCTGCGCTGGCACTATGTAAAAAAGAAGAGGTCTTAGTTGTCTCGACCGGAGAGTGGTCCATCATTCCTTATGAGAACCTCATCGCCGCATCAGCCGGAAAAACAAAGATCATGGCCTGCGTCTCGTCGTCCGAAGATGCCGAGCTCAGTCAGAACATCCTTGAGAAAGGGACTGACGGCATCGTAGTGGATGTAAAGACGGGGAGTGCGGTAAAAGATATTGTGAAAGGAGTTAAGAGGACGCCGGATGTCAGCTTGGTGCCGATCAAAGTGGTCAGCGTGAGGAACATACAGACAGGCGACCGTATCTGCATAGACACTTGCTCCAATATGGTACCGGGAGAGGGCATGCTCATCGGGTCCCAGTCCTCATGTTTCTTCCTGGTACAATCAGAAAGCGAAGAGAACGGATATGTTGCCGCGCGCCCGTTCAGAGTGAACGCGGGTGCTGTCCATGCGTACATAATGCTGCCCGACGGCAAAACGAAATACCTTTCCGAGTTGCGTGCGGGTGACGATGTCCTGCTTGTGAACAGAGGGGGGACCACACAGGTGGCATCGATCGGAAGATGCAAAGCCGAATTCAGGCCTATGCTTCTCGTCACGGCAACGCATGACGGTGAGGAATACACCACCATACTCCAAAACGCCGAGACCGTGAAACTTGTCACGCCTAAAGGTTCGGTGTCGGTCAATGCGCTCAAGAAGGGGGATGAGGTGTTGGCGTACCTTATAGAGGGCGGAAGGCACTTCGGAATGGCTGTGAAGGAGAAGATCAAAGAGAACTGA
- a CDS encoding 30S ribosomal protein S8e — protein sequence MAIWQGKSKKKPTGGRLVTSRGKRRFEMSRETQHTKIGKESLKQYRVRGANSKTEVLLAEYANVVNKKTNTVQKSKILTVKVNPADPNYVQRNILNKGARISTELGEAIVTSRPGQDGAVNAVLIEN from the coding sequence ATGGCGATTTGGCAGGGAAAATCTAAAAAGAAGCCCACCGGTGGCAGACTTGTCACCAGCAGGGGCAAGAGAAGGTTCGAGATGAGCAGGGAGACTCAGCACACAAAAATAGGCAAAGAATCCCTGAAACAGTACCGCGTCAGAGGAGCGAACTCAAAAACAGAGGTCCTTCTCGCAGAGTACGCCAACGTTGTCAACAAAAAGACCAACACCGTCCAGAAATCAAAGATCCTCACCGTTAAGGTCAACCCTGCAGACCCCAACTATGTTCAGCGTAACATACTCAACAAAGGAGCCAGGATCTCAACCGAGCTCGGCGAGGCGATCGTCACCTCCAGGCCCGGACAGGACGGCGCAGTTAATGCAGTTCTCATTGAGAACTGA
- a CDS encoding 2-amino-3,7-dideoxy-D-threo-hept-6-ulosonate synthase has product MFGKNIRMERIMDRETGNAVIVPMDHGTSIGPIDGIIDMKTTVNAVSGGGATAVLMQKGLVPYGHRTSGHDVGLILHLSASTNLGLTSDSKVLVATVEEAIKLGADAVSIHVNLGAETEPQMLTDFGKVSRDCAEWGIPLLAMVYPRGPTIKNQYDPEKVAHCARVGAELGADLIKVSYTGDIDSFKTVVKGALAPILIAGGPKMSSDMDILNMVYDSMQAGGRGVSIGRNIFQHKRPQAMTDAISGIVLKGMDVKEAAKLLK; this is encoded by the coding sequence ATGTTTGGAAAGAACATCAGAATGGAAAGAATAATGGACAGAGAAACGGGGAACGCGGTCATCGTACCGATGGACCACGGAACTTCCATCGGACCGATAGACGGGATAATCGATATGAAAACGACTGTGAATGCAGTGAGCGGGGGCGGTGCCACGGCGGTCCTCATGCAGAAAGGACTCGTACCGTACGGGCACAGGACATCCGGACACGATGTGGGGTTGATCCTCCACCTCTCTGCTTCGACGAACCTCGGATTGACATCTGACAGCAAGGTGTTGGTCGCAACTGTCGAAGAAGCGATCAAACTCGGCGCAGATGCCGTGTCGATCCATGTGAACCTCGGTGCGGAGACGGAACCGCAGATGCTGACCGATTTCGGAAAGGTGTCTAGAGATTGCGCAGAATGGGGAATACCTCTTTTGGCGATGGTATACCCCCGCGGACCCACGATCAAGAACCAGTACGATCCCGAAAAAGTGGCGCACTGCGCAAGAGTCGGTGCCGAATTGGGCGCGGACCTTATCAAAGTGAGCTACACGGGAGACATAGACTCATTCAAGACTGTCGTTAAAGGCGCACTCGCACCGATCCTCATCGCAGGCGGTCCGAAGATGAGCTCGGATATGGATATTCTTAATATGGTATACGACTCTATGCAGGCAGGCGGCAGAGGAGTTTCTATCGGAAGGAACATATTCCAGCATAAGAGACCTCAGGCGATGACCGATGCGATATCAGGCATCGTCCTGAAAGGAATGGATGTAAAAGAGGCCGCGAAGCTGCTGAAGTGA
- a CDS encoding winged helix-turn-helix transcriptional regulator, with the protein MNPECTLCKTMDYLSKKWTIIILFELWKGEEQKWKRFSEIEALMGHISPKILAERLKELEGEGLVINRVDASSFPVKSEYRLTESGEELVEAIRQIKYWALKWKVHNDVCMIQNCRKCTF; encoded by the coding sequence ATGAACCCGGAATGTACATTGTGCAAAACTATGGACTATTTGTCAAAGAAATGGACCATAATCATACTCTTTGAGTTGTGGAAAGGTGAAGAACAAAAATGGAAACGGTTCTCCGAGATCGAGGCACTGATGGGACACATCTCGCCGAAGATATTGGCGGAGAGGCTGAAGGAACTTGAAGGCGAAGGTCTTGTAATAAACAGGGTAGATGCCTCGTCGTTCCCGGTGAAGAGCGAGTACAGGCTCACGGAGTCCGGCGAAGAGCTGGTGGAAGCTATCAGGCAGATCAAATACTGGGCGCTGAAATGGAAGGTGCATAACGACGTCTGTATGATCCAGAACTGCCGTAAATGCACGTTCTGA